In a genomic window of Triticum urartu cultivar G1812 unplaced genomic scaffold, Tu2.1 TuUngrouped_contig_248, whole genome shotgun sequence:
- the LOC125526991 gene encoding uncharacterized protein LOC125526991 produces MATSPALLSRQYARPSPPPLPRQPLAPSPVAAAFPPVRLRVRRGPSPAQAKFGKFDAAEAPTEAEPATSEADGAVEQAVQEDDSCLPSDLQGAIWQSGKASADFVNSGGMRGIAELLIPQLEFLNQEGAQAEVWALSRILLDTLAEETGQVVKAVFPDAGVAALLKHQWKDAKFKCASLSDRKPVDTDDGVVVMIIPDHQMLESVERIASQLADDPIRPLVMWNPRLVSGDVGVGYNVRNLRRNFLSTFTTVYSMRPLPTGAIFRCYPEKWKVFYDDPKRPNRYLLARESSSRPDATDIEIIFGGGGASEQPEEEPSMMTNVMAAFSSVSRFMRVISK; encoded by the exons ATGGCGACCTCGCCGGCGCTGCTCTCGCGGCAGtacgcgcgcccctcccctcctcctctcccccgcCAGCCCCTCGCGCCTTCGCCCGTCGCCGCGGCCTTCCCTCCGGTGCGGCTGCGCGTCCGCCGCGGGCCTTCCCCAGCCCAAGCCAAGTTCGGCAAGTTCGACGCCGCGGAAGCCCCCACGGAGGCCGAGCCGGCGACATCGGAGGCCGATGGCGCGGTGGAGCAGGCGGTGCAGGAGGATGACAG TTGCTTGCCGTCGGATTTGCAAGGCGCCATATGGCAGTCGGGGAAGGCCAGCGCTGATTTCGTCAACTCCGGCGGCATGCGAGGAATT GCAGAGCTGCTGATCCCCCAGCTGGAGTTCCTCAACCAGGAAGGAGCGCAGGCCGAGGTCTGGGCGCTGTCGAGGATACTCCTCGACACACTCGCGGAAGAGACTGGCCAG GTAGTTAAGGCCGTCTTCCCTGACGCTGGAGTGGCTGCCCTTCTGAAGCATCAGTGGAAAGATGCAAAGTTCAAGTGTGCTAG TCTTAGTGACCGAAAGCCAGTTGATACTGATGACGGAGTTGTTGTTATGATTATCCCTGATCACCAGATGCTTGAATCTGTTGAACGCATCGCATCTCAACTCGCTGATGATCCC ATAAGACCTCTTGTCATGTGGAACCCACGTCTTGTTAGTGGAGATGTTGGAGTGGGATATAATGTTCGGAATCTACGCAGAAATTTCTTAAG TACTTTTACCACTGTTTACTCGATGAGGCCGCTGCCTACCGGTGCAATCTTCAGATGCTATCCTGA AAAGTGGAAAGTGTTCTATGATGATCCAAAAAGACCCAATCGGTATTTGCTCGCCAGAGAATCTTCGAGTCGTCCTGATGCAACAGATATTGAG ATAATATTTGGTGGTGGCGGCGCCAGTGAGCAACCTGAAGAGGAGCCttcaatgatgaccaatgtcaTGGCCGCGTTTAGCTCCGTGAGCCGGTTTATGAGAGTCATCTCCAAGTGA
- the LOC125526989 gene encoding probable WRKY transcription factor 61 has translation MIKGDQRQLGGHEDRLKDQMGDDHRASDGKFFRFLQNQSSAKKEAQEDKIASTRAEMGEVRKENERLKTMLSRMVEDHRSLQKQFDVLHQQGRGKNLAVGSPEHTSSADGIKDPRFVSLRLGTSASTSRQDMGEEIRTGTNNADGKCISLGLSSGKAIGAAGQSEMKVQPDVLTLSPGGSSEDDAATETTTTSSKVPKNPRSTGGGAEAEEEVAQQPLAKKARVSVRARCDTPTMNDGCQWRKYGQKISKGNPCPRAYYRCTIATGCPVRKQVQRCAEDMSILITTYEGAHNHPLSPSAAAMASTTSAAASMLMSGSSTSLGFPSVASSLHGLRFGLPAATTFDPSSHLSGRPFFLPAAAGASISATPSYPTITLDLTSQTASQQAFSLSNTNRFSSSFPDSHGHSSSAGRYPSTNFSFSGSGASSLPGATAWPAGVGSYLSYGPSSGAPYNGVGKNSFQAALSGINGRQQASVASLYQPAQVQQRAAQFSGGGTCTTAPIVLTDTIAKAITSDPGFHTALAAAITSYVGKPAAGGGKGLEWGEHLGLGPSSAASTACSSPLLARSSTGATQSGSPNGKKMSFLQPSLALSSGSTSATASTSPVKSREHIN, from the exons ATGATCAAGGGAGACCAGAGGCAGCTTGGCGGCCATGAAGATCGGCTGAAAGATCAG ATGGGAGATGATCATCGGGCCTCGGATGGCAAGTTTTTCAGGTTCTTGCAAAACCAGTCAAGCGCAAAAAAGGAG GCTCAAGAAGACAAGATTGCGTCCACAAGGGCAGAGATGGGCGAAGTGAGAAAAGAGAACGAGAGGCTGAAGACGATGTTGTCACGGATGGTGGAGGACCATCGATCCCTTCAGAAGCAGTTCGATGTTCTCCACCAGCAAGGACGAGGCAAAAACCTCGCCGTGGGCTCACCGGAGCACACATCGTCCGCCGACGGCATCAAGGACCCCAGATTCGTCTCTTTACGCCTCGGAACGAGTGCGAGCACGAGTAGGCAGGACATGGGAGAAGAGATCCGGACCGGCACTAATAATGCAGACGGCAAGTGCATCTCTCTTGGACTTTCATCGGGCAAAGCTATTGGTGCAGCTGGTCAAAGTGAGATGAAGGTGCAGCCAGATGTGCTGACGTTGAGCCCTGGAGGCAGCTCCGAGGATGACGCCGCCACAGAGACAACAACAACATCGAGCAAAGTACCGAAGAACCCGAGGAGCACCGGTGGTGGCGCGGAGGCTGAGGAGGAGGTGGCCCAGCAGCCCCTGGCCAAGAAGGCCAGGGTGTCGGTGAGGGCTAGGTGTGACACACCAACG ATGAACGATGGGTGCCAGTGGAGGAAATACGGGCAGAAGATATCCAAGGGGAACCCATGTCCACGCGCCTACTACCGCTGCACCATCGCAACAGGGTGCCCTGTCAGAAAACAG GTGCAGAGATGTGCCGAGGACATGTCGATCCTCATCACCACCTACGAGGGCGCGCATAACCACCCGCTCTCCCCCTCCGCAGCCGCCATGGCCTCCACCACCTCCGCGGCCGCGTCCATGCTCATGTCAGGCTCCTCCACCTCGCTCGGCTTCCCCTCCGTCGCCTCCAGCCTCCACGGCCTCAGGTTCGGCCTCCCAGCGGCGACTACCTTCGACCCCTCGAGCCATCTGAGCGGTCGGCCGTTCTTCCTCCCGGCCGCTGCCGGCGCGTCCATCAGCGCCACCCCGTCGTACCCCACCATCACCCTCGATCTCACCTCGCAGACTGCCTCGCAGCAGGCCTTCTCCCTCAGCAACACCAACAGATTCTCCTCCAGCTTCCCCGACTCTCACGGACACAGCAGCAGTGCTGGTAGGTACCCTTCCACGAACTTCTCCTTCTCCGGCTCTGGTGCGAGCAGCCTGCCCGGCGCCACCGCGTGGCCGGCCGGCGTTGGATCGTACCTGAGCTACGGACCCTCGTCCGGCGCGCCCTACAACGGTGTCGGCAAGAACTCATTCCAGGCCGCGCTGAGCGGCATCAACGGAAGGCAGCAAGCCTCGGTGGCGTCCCTCTACCAGCCGGCGCAGGTGCAGCAGAGGGCGGCCCAGTTTAGCGGCGGCGGAACATGCACGACAGCGCCGATCGTGCTCACCGACACGATCGCCAAGGCGATCACGTCGGACCCGGGCTTCCACACAGCGCTCGCGGCCGCCATCACGTCGTACGTCGGCAAGCCGGCTGCCGGAGGCGGCAAGGGGCTCGAGTGGGGGGAGCACCTCGGGCTGGGCCCGTCGAGTGCGGCGTCCACCGCCTGTTCGTCGCCGTTGCTGGCACGGTCATCGACGGGGGCGACACAGAGCGGTTCTCCGAACGGGAAGAAGATGTCGTTCTTGCAGCCGTCGCTGGCACTGTCATCGGGCTCCACTAGTGCTACTGCTTCCACCTCACCTGTGAAAAGCAGGGAGCACATTAATTAG